The nucleotide sequence CAGGAGGTGACCATCTCGTCGAGGGCGCCGAAAAAGCAGTTGGCGGCAACCTTGTCGGAGAGATCGGGGCGGAAGAGGCCGAGACGCTGGCCTTCACGGATCTCGTGGCGGATAAGCTGGAAATAATCGATCAAGTGCTTGGTCGAGAACTGGGCCAGGAACTTGGCGCTGTGGCGGAGCTCGGTCTGGAAGACGATGGCCAGATTCCGGTTGCCGCCCAGCATGGAGAGATGCAGGAAAGCCATGCGGCGCAGGCGCTCGCGAGGGTCGTGGAGATGGTGAAGGTCGGCGCGGGCGCGGGTGAGGAAGCCCGCGAAGGAGGTGTTGATGGCCTCCATGAGGAGCTCTTCTTTGTTGTGGAAGTAGAGGTAGATGGTGCCGTCGGCGACACGCGCGCGGGAGGCGATGTCGGTGACGCGGGAACTGGCGTAGCCGTGTTGGGCGATGACTTCGATGGCAGCGTCCAGGATACGCCGGTATTTGTCCGCGTTCCGGCCTGGTGCGGTAGCGGCACGAGTGCTGAAGTGTCGTTTTGGCACTGGCGTCTGGGCCCCTGAACGCAGTTCCGAGGAATCCACAATGTACTCTGGCGCAAGCGTTGGGGCAAGAAGGGTGCAGAGTACTGAGTGCACCGTGCATAGTGCAC is from Terriglobia bacterium and encodes:
- a CDS encoding TetR family transcriptional regulator translates to MPKRHFSTRAATAPGRNADKYRRILDAAIEVIAQHGYASSRVTDIASRARVADGTIYLYFHNKEELLMEAINTSFAGFLTRARADLHHLHDPRERLRRMAFLHLSMLGGNRNLAIVFQTELRHSAKFLAQFSTKHLIDYFQLIRHEIREGQRLGLFRPDLSDKVAANCFFGALDEMVTSWVLSEHDYPLGGAADAVVDVILKGLENQASGS